From the Anaeromyxobacter dehalogenans 2CP-1 genome, the window ATCGAGGCGGTGGCGCTCGCGAGGCTCCGGCGCGCCGTCACGGTGGACGAGGCGAGGACCTGGCTCGGGCAGCTCGCGCTGCCGGGGCGGCTCGGCCAGCTCGCCATGCTCGCCATCCTCGCCTCGGGCATCTGGATGACGGTGTCGGTCTGGGGCCACGCGCCCTGGATCGCGAGCGGCTTCGCCGGCATGGTGCTGATGGGCGCGCTCGGCGGCGCGGTGACGGGGCGGTGGCTGAAGCGGGTCGGCCCGGCGGTGCGGCAGGAGCGCGGGCCGGAGCTGACGCCGGAGCTGCGCGCACGGCTCGCGAGCCCCGTGCTCGACGCCTCGCTCCGGCTCCGCGCCGCGCTCGGCGTGGGCGTGCTCGCGCTCATGGCGATGAAGCCGACCGGCGGCCCGGCCGCGACGGTCCTCCTGGCGGCCTCGGCGGCGCTCGGGCTCGCCTGGGCGGCGGGGCCGCTCGCCGCCGCGCGGGGCAAGGGCGCGCAGGCGGGCGGCGCCTGACGATCCGCCGGACCACATCGGCGCCGCCCGGCGCCGGTGTGGGGCCGGGGCGCGGAGAAACTCGGGGATCGCGCGGCGGGGCATGAATCCCCGGGTTCGCCGGTTCGTCCCTCCATCGGTGCTCGTCTGGCCCGCTGGAGGGCCGCGGCTCCGACAGGAGGTCGAGATGCGCTGGTTGCCCGTCGCGTTCGCGCTGCTGCTCGCCCCGCTGGCCCCCGCCCGCGCCCAGGTCAGCGTGGGCATCGGGATCACGGCGCCCGGCGTCTCCATCGGCATCAACGTGCCTGCGTACCCGGAGCTCGTCGCGGTGCCGGGCTACCCGGTCTATTACGCCCCGCGCCTCCCGGCGAACTACTTCTTCTACGACGGGCTGTACTGGGTGTACGCGGACGACACCTGGTACGCGAGCAGCTGGTACGACGGCCCGTGGGACGCGGTGGACCCGTACTACGTGCCTGCCTACGTGCTCCGCGTTCCGGTGCGATACTACCGGGCGCCGCCGCCGTACTTCCGCGGCTGGCACGCCGCCGCGCCGCCGCGCTGGGGCCACCACTACGGCCACGACTGGGAGCACCGCCGCGCGGGCTGGGATCGGTGGGATCGCCGCGCCGTCCCGCGCCCGGCCCCGCTGCCGAGGTATCAGCGCGGCTACGCGGGCGATCGCTACCCGCGCGCCCTCGAGCAGCAGCGCTCGATCCGGAGCACGAGCTACGGGTACCGGCCGCGGGAGGACTTCTCGCAGCGTCACGACCCGGGCCCGGGCCCGGGCCACCGCGGCGGTCCCGCCGCGCGTCCGCACGACGCGCAGGGCTGGAGCCGCGGCGAGCCGCAGCCGGCGCGCGGCCCCGGCGGTCCCGGCGGCCGCGCCGACGGGTGGCAGCGGCAGCAGCCGGAGCAGCGGTACGATCGTGGCGGCGGGCCGGATCGCGCCGGCCAGGGCGGTCGCCCGCAGGAGCGCGGCGGCGCCGCGGCCCCGCGGTACGACCGCGGCGGGCCGGGGCGCGACGCCGGTCCCGCGCCGCAGCGCGGCGGCGATCGCGGACCCGACCGCGGCGATCGGGGCGGTGACCGCGGCGGCGATCGCGGCGGGCGCGGGCACGACCGCGGCGGGCCGGAGCGCGGATAGGGCGGCTCACCGGCGCGCGCGCACCGCGGGCGGCGGCTCCAGCGCCGCCGCCAGCCGGCGGACGCCCTCGTCGATCCGGGCCGCGGGGATGATCCCGTAGCCGAGCGCGAAGCCGGGCCGTCCCGGCCGCGCGTGGTACGGCGCGAGCGGCTGGACGGCCACGCCCAGCGCCTGCGCGCGCCGGACCACCCCCGCCTCGTCCGCGCCTGCGTCGGCGAGGAGGAAGCTCCAGTGCAGGCCAGCCGAGGCCGGGAGCGCGATCACGCGGCCGGCGAGGTGGCGCTCGACGGCGGCGGCGAGCCGGTCGCGGCGCTCCCGGTACACCCGGAGCACGCGGCGGACGTGGCGGGCCAGGAGCCCGTCGTCCACCAGCTCGGCGAGGGCGCGCTGCAGCTCGAGCGGCCCGTGGGAGTCCGCCAGGGCCTTCGCGGCGCGCAGCGCCGGGACGAGCGAGGCGGGGGCGACCAGGAACCCGAGCCGCAGCGTCGGCAGCAGCACCTTCGAGAGCGAGCCCACGTAGACGACGCGCCCCTGGCGATCCAGCGCCTGCAGAGGCTCGAGCGGCCGGCCGTCGAAGCGGAACTCGCTGTCGTAGTCGTCCTCGACGATCGCCGCGCCGGTCCGCTCGCTCCAGGCGAGCAGCGCCTGCCGCCGGCGCAGCGACATGGGCATGCCCAGCGGGAACTGGTGCGACGGCGTGACGTAGACGAGCCGCACGTCCGCGGGCAGCGCCTCCACCACCAGGCCCTCCGCGTCCACCCGCACCGGCACCGCGCGCGCGCCGAGCGCCTCGAACGCGCCGCGGGCGGGCGGA encodes:
- a CDS encoding PLP-dependent aminotransferase family protein, yielding MDPLPSGSVDLHVSLHRRGRLAADAYRQLREAILDGRLRAGDRLPATRDLARRLDVSRNTVLHAYQRLAAEGYLVGRAGAGTYVAEGVRAGAAGRRAPVGAALQPRAAWASMPPPPAPPPRPAPYDFQVGAPDPALFPWDAWRWRVSRQLRGRRARAGYPPPEGDPGARAAVARHLGVARSVRAGAEDVILTSGAQQALDLVGRVLLAPGDRVALEDPGYPPARGAFEALGARAVPVRVDAEGLVVEALPADVRLVYVTPSHQFPLGMPMSLRRRQALLAWSERTGAAIVEDDYDSEFRFDGRPLEPLQALDRQGRVVYVGSLSKVLLPTLRLGFLVAPASLVPALRAAKALADSHGPLELQRALAELVDDGLLARHVRRVLRVYRERRDRLAAAVERHLAGRVIALPASAGLHWSFLLADAGADEAGVVRRAQALGVAVQPLAPYHARPGRPGFALGYGIIPAARIDEGVRRLAAALEPPPAVRARR